In one window of Helianthus annuus cultivar XRQ/B chromosome 17, HanXRQr2.0-SUNRISE, whole genome shotgun sequence DNA:
- the LOC110922301 gene encoding ubiquitin carboxyl-terminal hydrolase 9 isoform X1, producing the protein MTIPDSGSMMDNESLCLPCTPEEEARIVKQLTEKDESCLKEGNFYYVLSTRWFKKWQKYVGEEIGEYEMEDVSIDKQSSTLTKAGERPGPIDNADIVKNEEGRDGGDLQLHRTLTEQVDYVLVPQLVWEKLHGWYKGGPALPRQMISLGIQKTLSVEVYPLALKLMDSRDKSETIIHISKKASLKKLYEHVSTLKRVDLEKIRLWDYFNDCKQTVLAKSNQTLEDSNLQMDQSIFLDLQPDGFVSSRSNMDSTGNQLALVSMEPPRSSRTIAGGPSLSNGYGPDYGSSLYQGSTFGSVSTDMEDARDSMRSAPQRDRGLAGLQNLGNTCFMNSALQCLVHTPPFVDYFLQDYSDEINKQNPLGMHGELAVAFGELLRKLWSSGRTAVAPRAFKGKLARFAPQFSGYNQHDSQELLAFLLDGLHEDLNRVKQKPYIETKDYDGRPDEEVASEFWRYHKARNDSIVVDVCQGQYKSTLVCPVCSKISITFDPFMYLSLPLPSTTTRSMTITVFYADGSSLPMPFTVNVSKYGYYKDLFQALGTACCLESDETLIIAEVYEHKIYRYLDNGESLPSIKDDECIVAYRLSKKHAELPMLEICHRYLENVKLGERKRFLTPLVTYLEDAINGTSIDLAVARVLGPLKRKTFSSSNKSEGIKVNGSVLEESTSDCQMDTENGDGFGGKDSEEAELSFRLCLTDDRGMSCKPISKDSVIKPSKIVKVILDWTDKEHESYDASYLKDLPMVHKPGLTVKKTKQESISLFSCLDAFLKEEPLGPEDMWYCPGCKEHRQATKKLDLWKLPDIIVFHLKRFSYSRFLKNKLDTFVNFPIHNLDLSKYVKSKDPSGGSSVYELYAISNHYGGLGGGHYSAYAKLVEEDRWYHFDDAHVTPVSEGDIRTSAAYLLFYQRVNTSKKPMGESSGVHEDF; encoded by the exons GTGGTTTAAGAAATGGCAGAAGTATGTTGGTGAGGAAATTGGTGAATATGAGATGGAAGACGTTTCTATAGATAAACAATCTTCGACGTTGACAAAAGCAGGGGAGCGACCCGGACCAATCGATAACGCAGACATAGTTAAAAACGAAGAGGGTCGTGATGGGGGTGACTTACAGCTTCATAGAACACTAACCGAACAAGTTGATTATGTTTTAGTTCCCCAACTAGTTTGGGAAAAGCTTCATGGATG GTACAAAGGAGGACCGGCTTTACCAAGGCAGATGATATCACTTGGTATTCAAAAAACGTTATCGGTCGAGGTGTACCCTCTAGCTTTGAAATTGATGGATTCAAGAGACAAGAGCGAAACAATCATACATATCAGTAAAAAG GCCTCGTTAAAGAAATTATACGAGCATGTATCAACACTCAAAAGGGTAGACCTTGAGAAG ATACGACTCTGGGATTATTTTAATGATTGCAAGCAAACGGTTCTGGCTAAATCGAATCAAACTCTCGAGGATTCCAACCTGCAGATGGATCAATCT ATTTTTTTAGATCTTCAACCTGACGGATTTGTATCCTCTAGATCTAACATGGATTCAACGGGAAATCAGTTAGCGTTGGTTTCTATGGAACCGCCGAGATCGTCTCGCACAATAGCCGGTGGTCCGAGTTTGTCAAACGGTTATGGACCGGATTACGGTTCTAGCTTGTACCAGGGATCTACTTTCGGCTCGGTTTCCACGGATATGGAAGATGCACGTGATTCCATGAGAAGTGCTCCCCAACGAGATAGAGGTTTAGCGGGATTGCAGAATCTCGGGAACACTTGTTTCATGAATAGCGCACTTCAATGTCTGGTTCATACGCCGCCTTTTGTGGATTACTTTTTGCAGGACTATAGTGATGAGATTAACAAGCAGAATCCTTTAGGAATGCAT GGTGAACTTGCGGTTGCGTTTGGTGAGTTGTTGAGGAAACTTTGGTCATCTGGTCGTACGGCTGTTGCTCCTCGCGCTTTTAAAGGAAAACTTGCTCGTTTTGCTCCTCAGTTTAGTGGTTATAATCAGCATGACTCTCAA GAACTCTTGGCCTTCTTGTTGGACGGTTTGCATGAAGATCTAAATCGCGTTAAGCAAAAACCGTACATCGAAACAAAGGATTACGATGGTCGCCCTGATGAGGAAGTTGCAAGTGAATTTTGGAGATACCATAAAGCTCGAAACGATTCGATCGTAGTGGATGTTTGCCAG GGTCAATACAAGTCAACGCTGGTTTGTCCAGTTTGTAGCAAAATCTCGATTACCTTTGACCCGTTCATGTACTTGTCATTACCACTACCTTCAACCACTACACGTTCAATGACAATAACCGTATTCTACGCCGATGGAAGTAGCTTACCCATGCCATTTACCGTTAACGTGTCGAAATACGGTTACTATAAGGACCTCTTTCAGGCTTTGGGTACCGCATGTTGCTTAGAAAGTGACGAAACCTTGATTATTGCAGAG GTTTACGAACACAAGATATATCGTTACTTGGATAACGGGGAATCGTTGCCCTCGATCAAAGATGATGAATGCATTGTGGCCTATAGACTTTCGAAAAAACATGCCGAACTTCCCATGCTAGAGATATGCCACCGATATCTTGAAAA TGTGAAGCTAGGTGAAAGAAAGAGATTCTTGACACCGTTGGTTACCTATTTAGAAGATGCGATAAACGGGACTAGTATCGACTTAGCGGTTGCCAGAGTTCTGGGCCCACTGAAACGAAAAACTTTTTCATCATCAAACAAGAGCGAGGGTATTAAAGTAAATGGCTCCGTTTTAGAAGAATCCACCAGTGACTGTCAGATGGATACCGAAAACGGTGACGGATTTGGAGGTAAAGATTCAGAAGAAGCGGAATTATCGTTTCGTTTATGTCTAACGGATGATAGGGGTATGAGTTGCAAACCGATCTCAAAAGATTCAGTTATAAAACCTAGTAAAATCGTTAAGGTTATACTGGATTGGACCGACAAGGAGCATGAGTCGTACGATGCAAGCTACCTTAAGGATCTTCCGATGGTGCACAAACCGGGGCTTACGGTTAAGAAAACGAAACAAGAATCGATCTCGTTGTTTTCTTGTTTAGATGCGTTCTTGAAGGAAGAGCCTCTAGGACCTGAAGATATGTG GTACTGCCCGGGTTGTAAGGAACATCGTCAAGCGACTAAGAAGTTGGATTTGTGGAAGCTTCCGGATATTATCGTCTTCCATCTTAAACGATTCTCGTACAGTCGGTTTTTGAAGAACAAACTCGACACGTTTGTGAATTTTCCGATTCATAATCTTGATTTAAGCAAATACGTTAAAAGTAAAGATCCGTCGGGCGGATCTAGCGTTTATGAACTGTATGCTATTAGCAATCATTACGGTGGACTTGGTGGCGGCCATTACTCTGCATATGCAAAG TTGGTTGAAGAAGATAGATGGTATCATTTCGATGACGCTCACGTGACACCCGTAAGTGAAGGGGACATCAGAACATCGGCAGCgtatttattgttttatcaaaGAGTGAACACTAGTAAAAAACCAATGGGAGAGTCATCCGGAGTTCATGAGGATTTTTGA
- the LOC110922301 gene encoding ubiquitin carboxyl-terminal hydrolase 9 isoform X2 has product MTIPDSGSMMDNESLCLPCTPEEEARIVKQLTEKDESCLKEGNFYYVLSTRWFKKWQKYVGEEIGEYEMEDVSIDKQSSTLTKAGERPGPIDNADIVKNEEGRDGGDLQLHRTLTEQVDYVLVPQLVWEKLHGWYKGGPALPRQMISLGIQKTLSVEVYPLALKLMDSRDKSETIIHISKKIRLWDYFNDCKQTVLAKSNQTLEDSNLQMDQSIFLDLQPDGFVSSRSNMDSTGNQLALVSMEPPRSSRTIAGGPSLSNGYGPDYGSSLYQGSTFGSVSTDMEDARDSMRSAPQRDRGLAGLQNLGNTCFMNSALQCLVHTPPFVDYFLQDYSDEINKQNPLGMHGELAVAFGELLRKLWSSGRTAVAPRAFKGKLARFAPQFSGYNQHDSQELLAFLLDGLHEDLNRVKQKPYIETKDYDGRPDEEVASEFWRYHKARNDSIVVDVCQGQYKSTLVCPVCSKISITFDPFMYLSLPLPSTTTRSMTITVFYADGSSLPMPFTVNVSKYGYYKDLFQALGTACCLESDETLIIAEVYEHKIYRYLDNGESLPSIKDDECIVAYRLSKKHAELPMLEICHRYLENVKLGERKRFLTPLVTYLEDAINGTSIDLAVARVLGPLKRKTFSSSNKSEGIKVNGSVLEESTSDCQMDTENGDGFGGKDSEEAELSFRLCLTDDRGMSCKPISKDSVIKPSKIVKVILDWTDKEHESYDASYLKDLPMVHKPGLTVKKTKQESISLFSCLDAFLKEEPLGPEDMWYCPGCKEHRQATKKLDLWKLPDIIVFHLKRFSYSRFLKNKLDTFVNFPIHNLDLSKYVKSKDPSGGSSVYELYAISNHYGGLGGGHYSAYAKLVEEDRWYHFDDAHVTPVSEGDIRTSAAYLLFYQRVNTSKKPMGESSGVHEDF; this is encoded by the exons GTGGTTTAAGAAATGGCAGAAGTATGTTGGTGAGGAAATTGGTGAATATGAGATGGAAGACGTTTCTATAGATAAACAATCTTCGACGTTGACAAAAGCAGGGGAGCGACCCGGACCAATCGATAACGCAGACATAGTTAAAAACGAAGAGGGTCGTGATGGGGGTGACTTACAGCTTCATAGAACACTAACCGAACAAGTTGATTATGTTTTAGTTCCCCAACTAGTTTGGGAAAAGCTTCATGGATG GTACAAAGGAGGACCGGCTTTACCAAGGCAGATGATATCACTTGGTATTCAAAAAACGTTATCGGTCGAGGTGTACCCTCTAGCTTTGAAATTGATGGATTCAAGAGACAAGAGCGAAACAATCATACATATCAGTAAAAAG ATACGACTCTGGGATTATTTTAATGATTGCAAGCAAACGGTTCTGGCTAAATCGAATCAAACTCTCGAGGATTCCAACCTGCAGATGGATCAATCT ATTTTTTTAGATCTTCAACCTGACGGATTTGTATCCTCTAGATCTAACATGGATTCAACGGGAAATCAGTTAGCGTTGGTTTCTATGGAACCGCCGAGATCGTCTCGCACAATAGCCGGTGGTCCGAGTTTGTCAAACGGTTATGGACCGGATTACGGTTCTAGCTTGTACCAGGGATCTACTTTCGGCTCGGTTTCCACGGATATGGAAGATGCACGTGATTCCATGAGAAGTGCTCCCCAACGAGATAGAGGTTTAGCGGGATTGCAGAATCTCGGGAACACTTGTTTCATGAATAGCGCACTTCAATGTCTGGTTCATACGCCGCCTTTTGTGGATTACTTTTTGCAGGACTATAGTGATGAGATTAACAAGCAGAATCCTTTAGGAATGCAT GGTGAACTTGCGGTTGCGTTTGGTGAGTTGTTGAGGAAACTTTGGTCATCTGGTCGTACGGCTGTTGCTCCTCGCGCTTTTAAAGGAAAACTTGCTCGTTTTGCTCCTCAGTTTAGTGGTTATAATCAGCATGACTCTCAA GAACTCTTGGCCTTCTTGTTGGACGGTTTGCATGAAGATCTAAATCGCGTTAAGCAAAAACCGTACATCGAAACAAAGGATTACGATGGTCGCCCTGATGAGGAAGTTGCAAGTGAATTTTGGAGATACCATAAAGCTCGAAACGATTCGATCGTAGTGGATGTTTGCCAG GGTCAATACAAGTCAACGCTGGTTTGTCCAGTTTGTAGCAAAATCTCGATTACCTTTGACCCGTTCATGTACTTGTCATTACCACTACCTTCAACCACTACACGTTCAATGACAATAACCGTATTCTACGCCGATGGAAGTAGCTTACCCATGCCATTTACCGTTAACGTGTCGAAATACGGTTACTATAAGGACCTCTTTCAGGCTTTGGGTACCGCATGTTGCTTAGAAAGTGACGAAACCTTGATTATTGCAGAG GTTTACGAACACAAGATATATCGTTACTTGGATAACGGGGAATCGTTGCCCTCGATCAAAGATGATGAATGCATTGTGGCCTATAGACTTTCGAAAAAACATGCCGAACTTCCCATGCTAGAGATATGCCACCGATATCTTGAAAA TGTGAAGCTAGGTGAAAGAAAGAGATTCTTGACACCGTTGGTTACCTATTTAGAAGATGCGATAAACGGGACTAGTATCGACTTAGCGGTTGCCAGAGTTCTGGGCCCACTGAAACGAAAAACTTTTTCATCATCAAACAAGAGCGAGGGTATTAAAGTAAATGGCTCCGTTTTAGAAGAATCCACCAGTGACTGTCAGATGGATACCGAAAACGGTGACGGATTTGGAGGTAAAGATTCAGAAGAAGCGGAATTATCGTTTCGTTTATGTCTAACGGATGATAGGGGTATGAGTTGCAAACCGATCTCAAAAGATTCAGTTATAAAACCTAGTAAAATCGTTAAGGTTATACTGGATTGGACCGACAAGGAGCATGAGTCGTACGATGCAAGCTACCTTAAGGATCTTCCGATGGTGCACAAACCGGGGCTTACGGTTAAGAAAACGAAACAAGAATCGATCTCGTTGTTTTCTTGTTTAGATGCGTTCTTGAAGGAAGAGCCTCTAGGACCTGAAGATATGTG GTACTGCCCGGGTTGTAAGGAACATCGTCAAGCGACTAAGAAGTTGGATTTGTGGAAGCTTCCGGATATTATCGTCTTCCATCTTAAACGATTCTCGTACAGTCGGTTTTTGAAGAACAAACTCGACACGTTTGTGAATTTTCCGATTCATAATCTTGATTTAAGCAAATACGTTAAAAGTAAAGATCCGTCGGGCGGATCTAGCGTTTATGAACTGTATGCTATTAGCAATCATTACGGTGGACTTGGTGGCGGCCATTACTCTGCATATGCAAAG TTGGTTGAAGAAGATAGATGGTATCATTTCGATGACGCTCACGTGACACCCGTAAGTGAAGGGGACATCAGAACATCGGCAGCgtatttattgttttatcaaaGAGTGAACACTAGTAAAAAACCAATGGGAGAGTCATCCGGAGTTCATGAGGATTTTTGA